One Malus domestica chromosome 11, GDT2T_hap1 genomic region harbors:
- the LOC114819610 gene encoding GDSL esterase/lipase At4g26790-like — MIVKATQWLLLGHLLVQVSMVCARVPAIIVFGDSTVDAGNNNQISTVLKSNFEPYGHNFYGGLATGRFSNGRLATDFLSEGFMIKPTIPAYLDPAYSISDFATGVCFASAGTGYDNATSDVLSVIPLWKELEYYKEYQKKLRRYLGNDKANEVLGEALYLISIGTNDFLENYFVFSRRRSQFSIEEYQNFLLGIAGNFIRELYQLGARKMVISGLPPMGCVPLERTTNIISGGVCNEKYNDVARSFNKKLQGLVEKLKKELVKFQLVLSDPYDIVSKIIRNPAFFGFENVAKACCGTGMFEMSYLCNKINPFTCSDPNKYVFWDAFHPTEKTNAIVADHVFKTDLVQFL; from the exons ATGATAGTTAAGGCCACTCAATGGCTCCTCCTAGGTCATCTCCTAGTGCAGGTTTCTATGGTGTGTGCCAGAGTTCCAGCAATCATTGTGTTTGGAGACTCTACTGTGGATGCAGGGAACAACAACCAGATATCGACAGTCCTAAAGAGCAACTTTGAACCCTACGGTCACAATTTCTATGGAGGCTTGGCTACTGGCCGGTTTTCCAACGGTAGGCTTGCAACGGACTTCCTTTCTGAAGGTTTTATGATCAAGCCGACCATACCTGCATACTTGGATCCTGCCTATAGCATTTCGGATTTTGCCACCGGAGTTTGCTTTGCCTCTGCCGGAACTGGCTATGATAATGCTACTTCTGATGTGCTA TCTGTGATACCTCTTTGGAAAGAACTGGAGTACTATAAGGAATACCAGAAGAAGCTGCGACGCTATCTAGGCAACGACAAAGCTAACGAGGTTCTGGGAGAAGCACTTTACCTGATTAGTATAGGAACTAATGATTTTCTAGAAAACTACTTTGTATTTTCACGCAGACGATCTCAGTTTTCCATTGAGGAGTACCAAAACTTTCTACTAGGAATTGCTGGAAATTTCATCAGAGAGCTTTACCAGCTTGGAGCTCGGAAGATGGTTATAAGCGGCCTTCCTCCAATGGGTTGCGTGCCACTGGAGAGAACTACAAATATCATTTCTGGGGGTGTTTGTAATGAGAAGTACAATGATGTGGCTAGGAGTTTCAACAAGAAGTTGCAGGGATTGGTTGAAAAGCTCAAGAAGGAACTGGTTAAATTTCAACTTGTTCTTTCAGACCCATACGATATTGTCTCAAAAATCATTCGAAACCCAGCCTTTTTTG GATTTGAAAATGTAGCAAAAGCCTGCTGCGGCACAGGAATGTTCGAGATGAGCTATCTGTGTAATAAGATAAACCCGTTCACATGTTCAGATCCAAATAAATATGTATTCTGGGATGCCTTCCACCCCACAGAGAAAACAAATGCCATTGTTGCAGATCATGTATTTAAAACTGACCTGGTTCAATTTCTATGA